In Melospiza georgiana isolate bMelGeo1 chromosome 8, bMelGeo1.pri, whole genome shotgun sequence, one genomic interval encodes:
- the ELOVL3 gene encoding elongation of very long chain fatty acids protein 3 yields the protein MLTMEANIDLSELQPLGEYDFEKNFNHRAARKWMEENWQKSLTISVIYLILIFGIQHFMKERRPFKLRGPLILWSFSLSLFSLVAACRIWKQLAFLVLTKGFKQSVCSQSFYVHPVSKLWIYLFGLSKFVEMGDTLFIVLRKKKLIFLHWYHHIFTMILSWYGYKTMVAGAGWSTALNLSIHVVMYFYYSVAAMGIRVPSSITMLITTSQIVQIIGYVVMNIFIFFWKDDKFCQYTWPLLLLSSGFYTSLLVLFSNFFVKTYLSNTQKSKRN from the exons ATGCTGACTATGGAAGCGAACATTGACCTGTCGGAGCTGCAGCCGCTGGGGGAGTATGACTTCGAGAAGAACTTTAATCACCGGGCAGCCAGGAAATGGATGGAGGAGAACTG GCAAAAGTCTTTAACtatttctgttatttatttGATCCTGATCTTTGGAATCCAACATTTCATGAAGGAGCGGAGGCCCTTCAAACTGCGTGGACCACTGATCCTGTGGTCCTTCAGTCTGTCTTTGTTCAG TCTCGTGGCAGCCTGTCGGATCTGGAAGCAGTTGGCCTTCCTTGTCCTTACCAAGGGATTTAAGCAATCAGTGTGTAGTCAATCTTTTTATGTCCACCCTGTTTCCAAGCTTTGGATATATCTATTTGGTCTGAGCAAATTTGTTGAAATGG GTGACACTCTGTTCATTGTTCTCCGGAAAAAGAAGCTCATCTTCCTGCACTGGTACCACCACATTTTCACAATGATCTTATCCTGGTATGGCTATAAGACGATGGTAGCTGGGGCAGGATGGAGCACAGCCCTAAACCTCAGTATCCATGTTGTGATGTATTTCTACTACAGTGTGGCAGCCATGGGCATCCGGGTACCTAGCTCCATCACCATGCTAATTACCACTTCACAGATTGTGCAGATTATTGGATATGTAGTAATGAACATCTTTATCTTTTTCTGGAAGGATGATAAGTTCTGTCAGTATACCTGGCCACTGCTTCTCCTTTCATCGGGCTTCTATACCAGTTTATTGGTCCTCTTCTCCAACTTCTTCGTGAAAACTTACCTGAGTAACACCCAGAAATCAAAGCGGAATTGA